A region of Streptomyces sp. NBC_00654 DNA encodes the following proteins:
- a CDS encoding phage tail tape measure protein has product KKGVVGVAAGAGVLFAAGFAEAVEQDKSNAKLGAQLGLTEKESARAGKIAGSVYSKGYGESIDQVNDSLKALAQNGVASINAPKKEIAGLSKAALNLAETFDADVGESTKAVGQLIRTGLVKDGKAGFDLLTAGFQSGADKAGDLIDTVNEYSTQWRKAGLSGSTAIGLINQGLQAGARDGDLVADSIKEFSIRAVDGSKTSAAGFKMLGLNADDMAAKFAKGGKSANGVLDLTLDRLRGIKDPVLQSQAAVALFGTQSEDLGQALFALDPSKAADGLGKVGGAADKMGKTLHNTAANQIEVFKRQALQGLANFADKYALPALKTFGQFLNTYVLPPAQKVGGALVSVLVPAAKGVGDAFAGGVQWVKEYGAWLIPLGVAIGGVAVVAGASTIATWGMTAAFSIYRGVILAVTAVTRGWAVAQGILNAVMSANPVGLIVVGILALVAAAIVAYNKVTWFRTAVQAAWAGIKAGWDLLWNGALKPGFEYLKIGLQAIGTAAVWLWSTVLSPVFSAIATAGKVLFTVLAVIVIAPLVIAFKALGAIAGWLWNNAIGPAFRGIVALASWWWAGVKVYFGFVKAGLSALGAAASWLWNKAIAPAFRGIVTLASWWWSGVKVYFEYVKTGLRAVGSVGTWLWKNAIKPAFEGISSVASWLYNNALKPQFDRIKSAVRLVGDAFGKAKDAIGTAFGKIKSLTKTPVNFVIEWVYTKGIKAVWDKVAGFVGLGKLPAAPKLLAEGGRTHGGVPGRDSIPALMMADEFVVKRSSARKIGFGALNYINQTGELPVQKFAGGGVVDTLKGWGGSAVDWTVDKAKKVGGVVMDGVDFLSNPGKLWEKATKFIRDKIAKIGQSRVAQMIGKVPIKMLSSLKDKVVNAATSMFGGSSGDIGGSGVKRWSSVVLQALKLVGQPSSLLGITLRRMNQESGGNPRAINNWDINAKNGVPSKGLMQVIDPTFNAYAGKLRGRGVWDPLANVYASMRYALSRYGSLASAYNRAGGYAGGGRPRPGEVAWVGENGPELLQFGGGQTVLDHDSSIGAVGAAMVRTMARSLQQPVPAAAAVRAALPSGGGQPTVDAGHTYNIYPRTLDMTVRDLELLQRRQDALARVGRPR; this is encoded by the coding sequence AAGAAGGGCGTCGTCGGCGTCGCCGCCGGGGCGGGCGTGCTGTTCGCCGCCGGGTTCGCCGAGGCGGTCGAGCAGGACAAGAGCAACGCGAAGTTGGGCGCGCAGCTCGGGCTCACCGAGAAGGAGTCGGCGCGCGCCGGGAAGATCGCGGGCTCGGTCTACTCCAAGGGGTACGGCGAGTCGATCGACCAGGTAAACGACTCGCTCAAGGCGCTCGCGCAGAACGGCGTCGCCTCGATCAACGCCCCGAAGAAGGAAATCGCCGGGCTCAGCAAGGCGGCGCTGAACCTCGCCGAGACGTTCGACGCCGATGTCGGCGAGTCGACAAAGGCGGTCGGGCAGCTCATCCGGACCGGGCTCGTCAAGGACGGTAAAGCCGGATTCGATCTGCTCACGGCCGGGTTCCAGTCAGGCGCCGATAAGGCCGGCGACCTGATCGACACGGTCAACGAGTACTCGACGCAATGGCGCAAGGCTGGTCTGTCGGGCTCGACCGCGATCGGTCTGATCAATCAGGGGTTGCAGGCGGGTGCCCGCGACGGCGACCTCGTCGCCGACAGCATCAAAGAGTTCTCGATCCGGGCGGTCGACGGCAGCAAGACGTCGGCGGCCGGGTTCAAGATGCTCGGGCTCAACGCCGACGACATGGCGGCGAAGTTCGCCAAGGGTGGCAAGTCCGCGAACGGCGTGCTCGACCTCACCCTCGACCGGCTGCGCGGGATCAAGGATCCGGTTCTGCAGTCGCAGGCGGCGGTCGCGCTCTTCGGAACGCAGAGCGAGGATCTCGGGCAGGCGTTGTTCGCGCTCGACCCGAGCAAGGCGGCCGACGGGCTCGGCAAGGTCGGCGGCGCGGCCGACAAGATGGGCAAGACCCTGCACAACACCGCCGCGAATCAGATCGAGGTGTTCAAGCGGCAGGCGCTGCAGGGGCTCGCCAACTTCGCGGACAAGTACGCGCTGCCCGCGCTCAAGACGTTCGGGCAGTTCCTGAACACGTACGTGCTGCCGCCCGCACAGAAGGTCGGCGGCGCCCTCGTGAGCGTCCTCGTGCCCGCCGCGAAGGGTGTCGGCGACGCGTTCGCCGGCGGCGTGCAGTGGGTCAAGGAATACGGCGCGTGGCTCATCCCGCTCGGCGTCGCGATCGGCGGCGTCGCCGTCGTGGCCGGCGCCTCGACGATCGCCACGTGGGGCATGACTGCCGCGTTCTCGATCTATCGCGGCGTGATCCTCGCGGTGACCGCGGTCACCCGCGGGTGGGCCGTGGCGCAGGGCATCTTGAACGCGGTCATGTCGGCGAACCCCGTCGGTCTGATCGTCGTCGGGATCCTGGCACTCGTCGCCGCCGCGATCGTCGCGTACAACAAGGTGACTTGGTTCCGGACCGCGGTACAGGCGGCGTGGGCCGGGATAAAAGCCGGCTGGGATCTGCTGTGGAACGGGGCACTCAAGCCAGGGTTCGAGTACCTCAAGATCGGACTGCAGGCGATCGGCACGGCCGCGGTGTGGCTGTGGTCGACGGTCCTGTCGCCGGTTTTCTCGGCGATCGCGACCGCGGGCAAGGTGCTGTTCACCGTCCTCGCCGTCATCGTGATTGCGCCGCTCGTGATCGCGTTCAAGGCGCTCGGCGCGATCGCCGGGTGGCTGTGGAACAACGCGATCGGCCCGGCGTTCCGAGGGATCGTCGCGCTCGCCTCGTGGTGGTGGGCCGGCGTCAAGGTCTATTTCGGGTTCGTCAAGGCCGGTCTGTCCGCCCTCGGCGCCGCCGCCTCGTGGCTGTGGAACAAGGCGATCGCGCCGGCGTTCCGCGGGATCGTGACGCTCGCCTCGTGGTGGTGGAGCGGCGTCAAGGTCTATTTCGAGTACGTCAAGACAGGACTGCGCGCGGTCGGTTCGGTCGGCACGTGGCTGTGGAAGAACGCGATCAAGCCGGCGTTCGAGGGGATCAGTTCGGTCGCCTCGTGGCTGTATAACAACGCGCTCAAGCCGCAGTTCGACAGGATCAAGAGCGCCGTACGGCTGGTCGGCGACGCGTTCGGCAAGGCTAAGGACGCGATCGGCACGGCGTTCGGCAAGATCAAGTCGCTCACGAAAACACCCGTCAACTTTGTAATTGAATGGGTGTATACGAAGGGCATTAAAGCGGTCTGGGATAAGGTCGCCGGTTTTGTCGGTCTCGGCAAGCTGCCGGCCGCTCCGAAGCTGCTCGCCGAGGGCGGCCGCACTCACGGCGGCGTTCCCGGTAGGGACTCGATCCCGGCGCTGATGATGGCCGACGAGTTCGTCGTCAAGCGGTCGTCCGCCCGCAAGATCGGGTTCGGCGCCCTGAACTACATCAACCAAACCGGCGAGCTGCCGGTACAGAAGTTCGCCGGCGGCGGCGTCGTCGACACGCTCAAGGGTTGGGGCGGGTCGGCGGTCGACTGGACGGTCGACAAGGCGAAGAAGGTCGGCGGCGTCGTGATGGACGGCGTCGACTTCCTGTCGAACCCCGGCAAGCTGTGGGAGAAGGCAACCAAGTTCATCCGCGACAAGATCGCGAAGATCGGGCAGAGCAGGGTCGCGCAGATGATCGGCAAGGTGCCGATCAAGATGCTGTCGAGCCTGAAAGACAAGGTCGTCAACGCCGCGACGAGCATGTTCGGCGGCTCGTCGGGAGACATCGGCGGCTCGGGCGTCAAGCGCTGGTCGTCGGTCGTGCTGCAGGCGCTCAAGCTCGTCGGGCAACCGTCGAGCCTGCTCGGGATCACCCTGCGCCGGATGAACCAAGAGAGCGGCGGTAACCCGCGCGCGATCAACAATTGGGACATCAATGCCAAGAACGGCGTGCCCTCGAAGGGTCTGATGCAGGTCATCGACCCGACGTTCAACGCGTACGCCGGGAAGCTGCGCGGCCGCGGCGTGTGGGATCCGCTCGCCAACGTGTACGCCTCGATGCGGTACGCGCTGTCGAGGTACGGCTCGCTCGCCTCGGCGTACAACCGTGCAGGCGGGTACGCAGGCGGCGGTCGGCCCCGGCCGGGCGAGGTCGCATGGGTCGGCGAGAACGGGCCCGAGCTGCTGCAGTTCGGCGGCGGGCAGACCGTGCTCGATCACGACTCGTCGATCGGCGCGGTCGGCGCCGCGATGGTGCGGACCATGGCCCGGAGCCTGCAGCAGCCGGTACCGGCCGCCGCGGCGGTACGGGCGGCGCTGCCGTCCGGCGGCGGGCAGCCGACCGTCGACGCGGGCCACACGTACAACATCTATCCGCGCACGCTCGACATGACCGTGCGCGATCTGGAGCTGCTGCAGCGGCGACAGGATGCGCTCGCTCGGGTGGGGAGGCCACGGTAA
- a CDS encoding phage tail protein produces MPLITAPVVTPPDTGGGGSTPVPLPEIGFATATYTDPTGKVWPLNDEAAGWFTLADGVSGLGATPYELTTDAHPRGGARLRYASAQPRAIVWPLYVYGETHVEFIGRWRALATAFTRTLREGPDGTRTPGWLEIARPDGTRRRIAVYYREGFEGRGSKGSGIVSDAAAISLWCEDPYWVDPVEVAVHRETGSLSSFFTPYPTISSSQVLGATEVTNPGDVIVWPKWTVTGPASLITFTHEGTGESFSVDPTAVGHGNLLAGQQVTISTDPPTVRYQDGSNWVGALDWPSAVLWGLAPGKNPVTFLLNGSGPGSAVDLRFNPRYETA; encoded by the coding sequence ATGCCGCTGATCACCGCACCGGTAGTCACCCCGCCCGATACGGGCGGGGGCGGCAGTACGCCGGTCCCCCTGCCCGAGATCGGGTTCGCGACAGCCACGTACACCGACCCGACTGGCAAGGTATGGCCGCTGAACGACGAGGCGGCCGGATGGTTCACGCTCGCCGACGGCGTGTCCGGGCTCGGCGCGACGCCGTACGAATTGACCACCGACGCGCACCCGCGGGGCGGCGCACGGCTGCGGTACGCCAGTGCGCAGCCGAGGGCGATCGTGTGGCCGCTGTACGTCTACGGCGAGACGCACGTCGAGTTCATCGGTCGATGGCGGGCGCTCGCAACCGCGTTCACGCGCACCCTGCGCGAAGGGCCGGACGGCACGCGCACGCCCGGATGGTTGGAGATCGCCCGGCCGGACGGCACGCGGCGGCGGATCGCGGTCTACTACCGCGAGGGGTTCGAGGGTCGCGGCTCGAAGGGGTCCGGGATCGTCTCGGACGCCGCAGCGATCTCGCTGTGGTGTGAAGACCCGTACTGGGTCGACCCGGTCGAGGTCGCCGTGCACCGGGAAACCGGCAGCCTGAGTTCGTTCTTCACGCCATACCCGACGATCTCGTCGTCGCAGGTGCTCGGCGCGACCGAGGTCACGAACCCCGGCGACGTGATCGTGTGGCCGAAGTGGACCGTCACCGGTCCCGCGAGCCTGATCACGTTCACGCACGAGGGCACCGGCGAGTCGTTCTCGGTCGACCCGACGGCGGTCGGGCACGGCAACCTACTCGCCGGCCAGCAAGTCACGATCTCCACGGACCCGCCGACCGTGCGCTACCAGGACGGTTCGAACTGGGTCGGCGCGCTCGACTGGCCGAGCGCCGTTCTGTGGGGGCTCGCCCCCGGCAAGAACCCGGTCACGTTCCTGTTGAACGGCTCGGGCCCCGGCAGCGCCGTCGATCTGCGGTTCAACCCGAGGTACGAGACAGCCTGA
- a CDS encoding siphovirus ReqiPepy6 Gp37-like family protein: MAVQLLITDKNLDVQGDPLDGWTNLDATKKFNEPGSGSVDLPARPDVMAQLQPGNRLVLIRDGAVWMAGPLEIPADFSWSVTESPGSGRVTVSFSDDLAIVAGYITWPTPANAWTAQLANTYRQIASTNAETIIRALVNENCGPGARAERRIANFALDSVAGVGTSTTVKTRFEALLDTCRRIAVDGGAIGFRTRQSATQILFGCYQPRDLTATARFSIGLGNLRSIQVKQSAPDVTHALIAGTEPETGTTGRVYVQAADAAAAASWWRVEKYVDGSAENDTNGELTQAGKEEIAGGAAPVELATVTVDTEDLKAGRDFDLGDRVTVALPYGVEIANLVRSIHLQATPNSGEYVTTLIGSPEATTDPAMVKALRTLGRRLGRLETR, translated from the coding sequence GTGGCCGTGCAACTGCTCATCACCGACAAGAACCTCGACGTGCAGGGCGACCCGCTCGACGGCTGGACGAACCTCGACGCGACGAAGAAGTTCAACGAGCCCGGCTCGGGCAGCGTCGACTTGCCCGCGCGGCCGGACGTCATGGCGCAACTGCAGCCCGGCAACCGGCTCGTGCTCATCCGGGACGGCGCGGTGTGGATGGCCGGCCCGCTTGAGATCCCGGCCGATTTCTCGTGGTCGGTCACCGAGTCGCCAGGATCGGGGCGGGTCACTGTCAGTTTCTCCGATGACCTCGCCATCGTGGCCGGTTACATCACGTGGCCAACCCCGGCGAACGCGTGGACGGCGCAGCTCGCGAACACGTACCGGCAGATCGCCAGTACGAACGCCGAGACGATCATTCGGGCCCTGGTCAATGAGAACTGCGGGCCGGGCGCCCGCGCCGAGCGGCGCATCGCGAACTTCGCGCTCGACAGCGTCGCCGGCGTGGGCACCTCGACGACCGTCAAGACGCGGTTCGAGGCGCTGCTCGACACCTGCAGGCGCATCGCCGTCGACGGCGGCGCGATCGGGTTTCGCACGCGGCAGTCGGCGACGCAGATTCTGTTCGGCTGCTATCAGCCGCGCGATCTGACGGCGACGGCGCGGTTCAGTATCGGTCTGGGCAACCTGCGCTCGATCCAAGTGAAGCAGTCCGCGCCGGACGTCACGCACGCGCTGATCGCCGGTACAGAACCGGAGACCGGCACGACGGGGCGCGTGTACGTACAGGCCGCCGACGCTGCGGCGGCTGCGTCCTGGTGGCGCGTAGAGAAGTACGTCGACGGCTCGGCGGAGAACGACACGAACGGCGAACTGACGCAGGCCGGTAAGGAAGAGATCGCCGGCGGCGCCGCCCCGGTCGAACTCGCCACGGTCACCGTTGACACCGAGGATCTCAAGGCCGGCCGCGACTTCGATCTCGGCGACAGGGTCACCGTCGCTCTTCCGTACGGCGTCGAGATCGCGAACCTTGTGCGCTCCATCCACCTGCAGGCGACCCCCAACTCGGGCGAGTACGTCACGACGCTTATCGGCTCGCCGGAAGCGACGACCGATCCCGCGATGGTCAAAGCCCTGCGCACGCTCGGCCGCCGACTCGGCCGGCTCGAAACCCGATAA